Proteins encoded together in one Camelina sativa cultivar DH55 chromosome 9, Cs, whole genome shotgun sequence window:
- the LOC104714219 gene encoding metacaspase-5-like codes for MVKKAILIGINYPGTEGELLGCINDVTRTHKSLVELFGFPEENITELIDTDKSKIQPTGKNIRQAFSDLVETAKSGDVLFVHYSGHGTRLPPETGEDDDTEFDECIVPSDHNYITDDDIREIVDKVPKGCSFTFVSDSCHSGGLIDSAKEQIGESFKKKPKKVFKCPFGLFSSKRVVVKEETSTKTEQRDGENISNTRNRFLPLETSINMLKQATGKDDIEVGNIRATLFDVFGDDASPKVKKFIKVILSNLQESIGEGLMLGNIGKLATDFLTEKLNDEEFLKPAIQTQVGSKKEVYAGACNGELGNHGILLSGCQTDQFSADVASKEKAYGAFTNSIHTILAETKGKISYKDLVLKSRKLLEKQGYPQRPGLYCSDCYVNAPFVC; via the exons ATGGTGAAGAAAGCAATATTGATAGGTATCAATTATCCTGGAACCGAAGGAGAGCTACTGGGCTGTATCAATGACGTTACGCGGACGCACAAATCACTTGTGGAACTGTTCGGATTCCCGGAGGAGAACATCACTGAGCTGATTGATACTGACAAGTCTAAAATCCAACCCACTGGCAAGAACATCCGACAGGCGTTTTCAGATCTTGTTGAAACAGCAAAATCTGGTGATGTCCTTTTTGTTCATTACAGTGGACACGGTACGAGGTTGCCGCCAGAGACCGGTGAAGACGATGATACTGAGTTTGACGAGTGTATTGTTCCCTCCGATCACAATTACATCACCG ATGATGATATCAGAGAAATTGTGGATAAGGTGCCCAAAGGCTGCTCATTTACGTTTGTCTCCGACTCTTGTCATAGTGGTGGTCTCATTGACTCAGCCAAGGAGCAAATAGGAGAGAGCTTTAAAAAGAAACCCAAGAAAGTATTCAAATGCCCCTTTGGACTTTTTAGTTCCAAACGTGTTGTAgtaaaagaagaaacatctACCAAGACAGAACAGAGAGATGGTGAAAACATAAGCAATACCAGAAACAGATTTCTACCACTGGAGACTTCTATCAATATGTTGAAGCAAGCTACAGGAAAAGATGATATCGAAGTGGGGAACATTAGGGCGACACTTTTCGATGTGTTTGGAGATGATGCATCCCCAAAAGTGAAAAAGTTCATCAAGGTGATTCTAAGCAACTTGCAGGAGAGTATTGGTGAAGGTTTAATGTTGGGAAATATTGGAAAGCTAGCAACAGATTTTTTGACTGAGAAGCTGAATGATGAAGAGTTTTTGAAACCCGCGATCCAAACACAAGTAGGGAGCAAGAAAGAGGTCTATGCAGGAGCATGTAATGGGGAGCTTGGGAACCACGGTATTCTACTTAGTGGGTGCCAAACTGATCAGTTTTCTGCAGATGTAGCCTCCAAAGAAAAAGCTTATGGAGCATTCACTAATTCCATACATACTATACTTGCTGAGACAAAGGGTAAGATCAGTTACAAAGATCTGGTTTTGAAGTCCAGGAAGTTACTTGAGAAACAAGGGTATCCTCAACGACCGGGGTTGTATTGCAGTGATTGTTACGTGAATGCTCCATTCGTATGCTGA
- the LOC104714220 gene encoding metacaspase-7-like yields the protein MVKRAVLIGINYPGTAEELQGCVNDARRMHKCLLDRFGFAVEDITMLIDTDKSYTQPTGKNIRQALLELVSSAKSGDVLFVHYSGHGTRVPPETGEEDDTGFDECIVPSDLNPIPDDDFRSLVEQVPEGCQITIVSDSCHSGGLIDEAKEQIGESTTTKPDREPEVSSFAFDFGNCLHSVFVKLLAFCGIGSSHVETDEIAEEVVESDGVVKSRYLPLERFIALLKQQTGQDNIEIGKIRPTLFDAFGEDSSPKIKKFMKVILTKLREGTLLGKIEESARGYIEDKLNDEYYVKPAMEAHVKSDREIYGGGSSNGLYPDRGILLSGCQTDETSADVKKKGAFGAFSNAIQMVLSETGKDKVTNKEMVLRVREILKKQKFTQRPGLYCNDRFVNAPFIC from the exons ATGGTGAAGAGAGCGGTACTGATAGGAATCAACTACCCAGGCACCGCAGAGGAGCTACAAGGCTGCGTCAACGACGCCCGTCGGATGCATAAGTGCCTCCTTGACCGGTTCGGTTTCGCTGTGGAAGATATCACGATGCTGATCGACACCGACAAATCTTACACTCAACCCACCGGGAAGAACATCCGTCAGGCTTTGTTGGAGCTAGTAAGTTCAGCAAAGTCCGGTGACGTGTTATTCGTACATTACAGTGGACACGGCACGAGGGTCCCACCGGAAACAGGGGAAGAAGATGATACAGGTTTTGACGAGTGTATCGTTCCTTCCGACTTAAACCCAATCCCTG ATGATGATTTCAGGAGTTTAGTGGAACAAGTTCCAGAGGGGTGTCAGATAACGATTGTATCAGATTCTTGTCACAGCGGCGGACTCATCGATGAAGCTAAGGAGCAGATCGGGGAGAGTACCACGACGAAGCCAGATCGAGAACCagaagtttcttcttttgcGTTCGACTTTGGGAACTGTTTGCATAGCGTTTTTGTGAAACTGCTTGCGTTTTGTGGTATCGGAAGTTCACATGTAGAAACGGACGAGATCGCAGAAGAAGTAGTAGAGAGTGATGGAGTTGTCAAATCAAGGTATCTGCCGTTGGAGAGGTTCATCGCACTTCTCAAACAACAAACTGGGCAAGACAATATCGAGATTGGTAAAATCAGACCGACTCTTTTTGATGCCTTTGGTGAAGATTCGAGCCCTAAGATTAAGAAGTTCATGAAAGTGATTCTCACAAAGCTAAGGGAAGGTACGTTACTTGGTAAGATCGAAGAAAGTGCTCGTGGATATATAGAAGATAAGCTGAACGATGAATACTACGTGAAACCCGCAATGGAGGCACATGTGAAGAGCGACCGTGAGATTTATGGAGGAGGGTCAAGCAACGGATTGTATCCAGACCGAGGGATTCTGTTGAGTGGATGTCAAACAGATGAGACATCAGCAGATGTTAAGAAGAAGGGAGCGTTTGGAGCGTTTAGTAACGCTATCCAAATGGTTTTGTCGGAGACCGGTAAAGATAAGGTTACGAACAAGGAAATGGTATTGAGGGTAAGAGAGATTCTGAAGAAACAGAAGTTTACTCAGAGACCAGGATTGTACTGTAATGACCGTTTTGTGAATGCTCCATTTATATGCTAA
- the LOC104714222 gene encoding metacaspase-6 has product MAKKALLIGINYVGTKAELRGCVNDVRRMHISLVERYGFPEKNIKMLIDTDSSSIKPTGKNIRQALLDLVEPAKPGDVLFVHYSGHGTRLPAETGEEDDTGYDECIVPSDMNLITDDDFRDLVDMVPKDCPITIISDSCHSGGLIDEAKEQIGESTKKKDKDCGGSSTINKETEAEINEVGSRSLPLETLIDMLKQETGNDNIEVGKIRTTLFEMFGEDSSPKVKKFMNVILSNLQETITTSQAVSGEILGSIENLAQEFLEQKLNDDVKPAIQEVYAGAINGALPDNGILISGCQTDQTSADASPPGHPELAYGALTNAIQIILKETKGKISNKDLVLKARKLLKKQGFDQRPGLYCNDAYVNSQFIC; this is encoded by the exons atggCCAAGAAAGCTTTACTGATTGGGATCAACTACGTGGGAACGAAGGCAGAGCTACGAGGCTGCGTCAACGACGTCCGTCGGATGCATATAAGCCTCGTCGAACGGTATGGATTCCCCGAGAAGAACATCAAAATGTTGATCGATACTGATAGTTCTTCGATCAAACCGACCGGTAAGAACATCAGACAGGCGTTGTTGGATCTCGTTGAACCGGCTAAACCGGGTGATGTTCTTTTCGTCCATTACAGTGGACACGGGACTAGGTTGCCCGCGGAAACTggagaagaggatgatactggTTACGATGAGTGTATTGTTCCTTCCGATATGAATCTCATCACCG ATGATGATTTCAGGGATCTTGTGGATATGGTGCCAAAGGATTGTCCCATTACAATCATATCTGACTCTTGCCACAGTGGCGGTCTAATAGATGAAGCCAAAGAGCAGATAGGAGAGAGCACAAAGAAGAAGGATAAAGACTGTGGAGGCtcttcaacaatcaacaaggaGACAGAAGCAGAGATAAATGAAGTGGGAAGCAGATCTCTGCCATTGGAGACTTTGATTGATATGCTGAAGCAAGAAACAGGCAACGATAATATCGAAGTCGGGAAGATCAGAACAACCCTTTTCGAGATGTTTGGAGAAGATTCAAGCCCGAAGGTGAAGAAGTTCATGAATGTGATTCTAAGCAACCTACAAGAGACTATTACTACTAGTCAAGCTGTTTCAGGTGAGATATTGGGATCAATTGAGAATCTAGCTCAAGAATTTCTTGAGCAGAAGCTTAACGACGATGTGAAACCCGCGATCCAAGAGGTGTATGCAGGTGCTATCAATGGTGCACTTCCTGATAATGGTATACTGATCAGTGGTTGCCAAACTGATCAAACTTCTGCAGACGCAAGCCCACCAGGTCACCCTGAATTGGCTTATGGAGCACTCACTAATGCTATACAGATCATACTTAAGGAGACTAAAGGTAAGATTAGCAACAAAGATCTTGTGTTGAAGGCTAGGAAGCTTCTCAAAAAACAGGGCTTTGATCAACGACCGGGACTGTATTGCAATGATGCTTATGTCAATTCTCAATTTATATGTTGA